From the genome of Streptomyces sp. NBC_01317, one region includes:
- a CDS encoding amidohydrolase: MSDTRAPSEEAAAPLVLRRIRLGSGGPVGDLVLTGGRITAVGTDTTPPPGAEIVDARGLTVLPGFWDAHVHSVQWASARRRVDLSGADSARAAADIMAAAARDGHHTPDEPLIGFGFRDGLWPDAPDPSLLTWSEGTGHAVALVSNDLHTAWFGRAALLRIGQPGHPTGVLREQACLDGVARLAQAGPEVVDRWVRDAVRAAAARGVVGLLDFEYADNIADWSRRASAAPLDVRVSCSVYPSHLERAIEEGRRTGDVLPGTGGLARVGPLKLFVDGSLNTRTALCADPYPGAARPGERHGILQTPPEELARLMARAAAHGIHSAVHAIGDRANTLALDAFEEVGCPGRIEHAQLINRADLPRFATPGLVLGIQPAHAPDDRDIADHHWAGRTDRSYAYAELLRAGATLEFGSDAPVSPLDPWYGIAAAVHRSGPDGRDPWHPEQAIGLDDALAAASGGRRGLRVGDPADLVLTAYDPARLSARELRDMPVSGTLLAGRWTYRTG, from the coding sequence GTGAGTGACACACGCGCCCCCTCCGAAGAGGCCGCCGCCCCGCTGGTGCTGCGCCGGATACGCCTCGGCTCCGGCGGACCGGTCGGCGACCTCGTGCTGACCGGCGGCCGGATCACCGCCGTCGGTACGGACACCACTCCGCCTCCCGGGGCCGAGATCGTGGACGCCAGGGGCCTCACCGTGCTCCCCGGCTTCTGGGACGCACACGTGCACAGTGTCCAGTGGGCCAGCGCGCGCCGCCGCGTCGACCTGTCCGGGGCAGACTCCGCACGCGCGGCGGCGGACATCATGGCCGCCGCCGCGCGCGACGGGCACCACACACCGGACGAGCCGCTCATCGGGTTCGGCTTCCGCGACGGGTTGTGGCCCGACGCGCCGGATCCCTCGCTGCTCACGTGGTCCGAGGGCACCGGTCATGCCGTGGCGCTCGTCAGCAACGACCTGCACACGGCGTGGTTCGGCCGGGCCGCCCTGCTCCGGATCGGCCAGCCTGGCCACCCGACCGGCGTGCTGCGCGAACAGGCGTGCCTCGACGGGGTGGCGCGCCTCGCCCAGGCGGGTCCCGAGGTGGTCGACCGCTGGGTCCGGGACGCCGTACGCGCCGCCGCGGCCCGGGGCGTCGTCGGCCTCCTGGACTTCGAGTACGCCGACAACATCGCCGACTGGTCCCGCCGCGCCTCCGCCGCGCCCCTGGACGTCCGTGTCAGCTGCTCCGTCTATCCGAGCCATCTGGAGCGGGCGATCGAGGAGGGCCGGCGGACCGGCGACGTGCTGCCGGGCACCGGCGGGCTGGCGCGCGTCGGTCCGCTCAAACTCTTCGTGGACGGCTCGCTCAACACGCGGACCGCGCTGTGCGCCGATCCGTATCCCGGCGCCGCCAGGCCCGGGGAACGGCACGGCATTCTCCAGACCCCTCCGGAGGAGCTGGCGCGGCTCATGGCGCGCGCGGCCGCGCACGGCATCCACTCCGCGGTGCACGCGATCGGTGACCGGGCCAACACCCTCGCCCTGGACGCGTTCGAGGAGGTCGGCTGCCCGGGCCGGATCGAACACGCCCAGCTGATCAACCGTGCGGACCTCCCCCGCTTCGCCACGCCGGGGCTGGTGCTGGGCATCCAGCCGGCCCACGCCCCGGACGACCGGGACATCGCCGACCACCACTGGGCCGGGCGGACCGACCGGTCGTACGCGTACGCCGAGTTGCTCCGCGCCGGGGCGACGCTGGAGTTCGGCTCGGACGCACCGGTCTCCCCTCTGGATCCGTGGTACGGCATCGCGGCAGCCGTGCACCGTTCGGGTCCTGACGGACGCGACCCGTGGCACCCCGAGCAGGCGATCGGCCTGGACGACGCGCTCGCGGCCGCCTCCGGCGGGCGGCGCGGACTGCGGGTCGGGGACCCCGCCGACCTGGTGCTCACCGCGTACGACCCGGCACGTCTGTCCGCGCGCGAGCTGCGGGACATGCCGGTGTCCGGCACACTCCTGGCCGGCCGATGGACGTACCGCACGGGCTGA
- a CDS encoding FMN-binding negative transcriptional regulator, whose product MLDQQIYALTEPTALRTLIEAHGWVTLVSALGHGDPQISHLPLIIEPDEDGLTVVGHLARTDALRHELGAHDVAVVVEGPNGYISPSVYQVGPHVPTWNFVVAHLYGRPTLLGAEETYDVLRRTVDHFEAVRPRPWRLDSVREYARAIAGHTTAFRLRPSRVVGRRKLSQEEPREVALRVTDALDGEAPHADPALAEAMRQVLVPGE is encoded by the coding sequence ATGCTGGATCAACAGATCTACGCCCTGACCGAACCGACCGCGTTGCGGACCCTGATCGAGGCGCACGGCTGGGTGACCCTGGTCAGCGCCCTCGGTCACGGCGACCCGCAGATCTCGCACCTGCCGCTGATCATCGAGCCGGACGAGGACGGCCTGACCGTGGTCGGACACCTGGCACGTACCGACGCGCTGCGGCACGAACTCGGCGCACACGACGTGGCCGTCGTGGTCGAGGGCCCCAACGGCTACATCTCCCCCAGCGTGTATCAGGTGGGCCCGCACGTGCCGACCTGGAACTTCGTCGTCGCGCACCTGTACGGCCGCCCCACGCTGCTCGGTGCGGAGGAGACGTACGACGTGCTGCGGCGCACGGTCGACCACTTCGAAGCGGTACGGCCCCGGCCCTGGCGGCTGGACAGCGTCAGGGAGTACGCCCGCGCGATCGCCGGGCACACCACCGCGTTCCGGCTGCGGCCGTCCCGGGTGGTGGGCAGGCGCAAGCTCAGCCAGGAGGAGCCGCGTGAGGTCGCGCTCCGCGTGACGGACGCACTGGACGGCGAGGCCCCGCACGCCGACCCCGCTCTCGCCGAGGCCATGCGGCAGGTGCTGGTGCCCGGTGAGTGA
- a CDS encoding helix-turn-helix domain-containing protein, protein MQAIIEHDRSRATTYAPSLPAYLDAFGEALPAAGRLGVHENTLRCRIRRVQELFGLDLDEPDTRLVTWLQLRLHQITS, encoded by the coding sequence GTGCAGGCGATCATCGAGCACGACCGGTCCCGCGCGACCACGTACGCCCCGTCGCTGCCGGCCTACCTGGATGCCTTCGGCGAGGCGCTCCCGGCAGCGGGACGGCTGGGCGTCCACGAGAACACCCTGCGCTGCCGGATCCGACGCGTCCAGGAGCTGTTCGGCCTGGACCTGGACGAACCGGACACCCGGCTGGTCACCTGGCTCCAGCTGCGCCTGCACCAGATCACGAGCTGA
- a CDS encoding VOC family protein: MFNAITHSQIYVLDQDEALDFYVGKLGLEVNADIDMGFMRWLTVNVPGQPDRQIMLEKPGPPAMSEETAGQVRELLTKGAVGGHLIFSTGDCRKTYETLVGRGVEFTEEPTDRPYGIDCGLRDPFGNHIRFTEPKA; encoded by the coding sequence ATGTTCAACGCGATCACACACTCACAGATCTACGTCCTCGACCAGGACGAAGCCCTCGACTTCTACGTCGGCAAGCTCGGCCTGGAGGTCAACGCCGACATCGACATGGGCTTCATGCGCTGGCTGACCGTCAACGTCCCGGGTCAACCCGACCGCCAGATCATGCTGGAGAAGCCGGGTCCCCCGGCGATGTCCGAGGAGACGGCGGGGCAGGTCCGCGAGCTGCTGACCAAGGGCGCGGTCGGCGGACACCTCATCTTCAGCACGGGCGACTGCCGCAAGACGTACGAGACGCTGGTCGGCCGGGGCGTCGAGTTCACGGAGGAGCCGACCGACCGCCCGTACGGAATCGACTGCGGCCTCCGCGACCCCTTCGGCAACCACATCCGCTTCACGGAGCCGAAGGCCTGA
- a CDS encoding AraC family transcriptional regulator, which translates to MSRAAEETNRRMLRARDAMDHAYARPLDVPTLARIALVSEAHFARTFRATFGETPHRYLQRRRVERAMFLLRDTDRSVTDICFQVGFGSPGTFSRTFRDIVGRSPRTYRKEARDAAVGTAVPTCFTMAWTRPSA; encoded by the coding sequence GTGAGCCGGGCCGCAGAAGAGACCAACCGTCGCATGCTCCGGGCACGGGACGCGATGGACCACGCGTACGCGCGACCGCTGGACGTGCCGACCCTGGCCCGGATCGCCCTGGTGTCGGAGGCACACTTCGCCCGTACCTTCCGGGCCACCTTCGGCGAGACGCCGCACCGCTACCTCCAGCGCCGCCGGGTCGAGCGTGCGATGTTCCTGCTGCGGGACACCGACCGCAGTGTGACGGACATCTGCTTCCAGGTCGGCTTCGGCAGCCCGGGGACCTTCAGCCGTACGTTCCGCGACATCGTGGGCCGGTCCCCGAGGACGTACCGCAAGGAGGCCAGGGACGCGGCCGTGGGCACGGCTGTACCCACGTGTTTCACGATGGCGTGGACCCGGCCGAGCGCCTGA
- the cpt gene encoding chloramphenicol phosphotransferase CPT → MTTQVIVLNGGSSSGKSGIVRCLQAVLPDPWLAAAIDSLVDAMPASLRSTDAGIEFAADGGVHVGAEFLRLEAAWMEGVAAMARAGAGVIVDDVFLGGPESQERWRKALGGLDVLWVGVRCETAVAEARGIARGDRAPGMAASQAEVVHRGVVYDLEVDTTHAESLDCARVIAAHVK, encoded by the coding sequence GTGACAACTCAGGTGATCGTGTTGAACGGTGGGTCCAGCTCGGGCAAGTCCGGGATCGTACGGTGTCTTCAGGCGGTGCTGCCGGACCCGTGGCTCGCCGCCGCGATCGACTCGCTGGTCGATGCCATGCCCGCCTCCCTCCGGTCCACCGACGCGGGCATCGAGTTCGCCGCGGACGGCGGTGTGCACGTCGGAGCGGAGTTCCTGAGGCTTGAGGCTGCCTGGATGGAGGGAGTCGCCGCGATGGCGCGCGCGGGCGCCGGGGTCATCGTCGACGACGTCTTCCTCGGCGGACCGGAGTCCCAGGAGCGGTGGCGGAAGGCGCTGGGCGGACTGGATGTGCTGTGGGTCGGCGTCAGGTGCGAGACCGCGGTCGCCGAGGCCCGCGGGATCGCCCGCGGGGACCGGGCGCCGGGCATGGCCGCGTCGCAGGCGGAGGTGGTCCACCGGGGTGTGGTCTACGACCTGGAGGTCGACACCACCCACGCGGAGTCCCTGGACTGTGCGCGGGTCATCGCCGCACACGTGAAGTGA
- a CDS encoding copper resistance D family protein, which yields MPLLSPSHPASPLAAAAPSTPLGPFEDTAVTWATWVTLMGFVGVVALALVAAGPVARRIGSDTLAAVTVRLSRAAVVLGVLAVPAVLTSLAHEAAADRAGESGQAGYDYGAAWNTLFDGTNAGRLSGLEVTLVLVGAALVAPLAVRRVAASPARPWLLPLGLGAGAIALGTTKFPDEVPADWGRTTFETVMWMLHLLGGAVWLGGLAGLALLATSRVVAPADRGAFWSPVIRRFSAAAMSCVAAVALSGLFLYWEHVDGPSQLLSTMYGRVLGVKILIFGTLLLLGVFNQFWLHPRVDALRAAGDERPLRTLLVREFPLVVTAEALLGTALLFVAPFLHGSARNQAFQADAAKHSTVGLDDLPKLPDKEVSLSTWEWGTAETLAVIAVMLGGYWISGVLARRRTAAVAATDHPGGFAQA from the coding sequence ATGCCCCTGCTCAGCCCATCGCACCCCGCTTCGCCGCTCGCCGCGGCCGCGCCGTCCACCCCCCTCGGTCCGTTCGAGGACACCGCCGTGACCTGGGCAACCTGGGTGACCCTGATGGGATTTGTCGGCGTGGTCGCCCTCGCGCTGGTGGCGGCGGGACCGGTCGCCCGCCGGATCGGATCGGACACGCTCGCCGCGGTGACGGTACGGCTCTCCCGCGCGGCGGTGGTGCTGGGCGTCCTGGCCGTCCCGGCGGTGCTCACCAGCCTCGCCCACGAGGCGGCGGCAGACCGAGCGGGGGAGTCGGGGCAGGCCGGCTACGACTACGGCGCCGCGTGGAACACGCTCTTCGACGGCACCAATGCCGGCCGTCTGTCGGGACTGGAAGTGACTCTCGTCCTGGTCGGCGCCGCACTGGTCGCCCCCTTGGCCGTACGCCGCGTGGCCGCGAGCCCCGCCCGGCCGTGGCTGCTCCCGCTCGGACTGGGTGCGGGGGCGATCGCCCTCGGTACCACCAAGTTCCCGGACGAGGTGCCGGCGGACTGGGGCCGTACCACCTTCGAGACCGTCATGTGGATGCTGCATCTGCTCGGCGGCGCGGTCTGGCTCGGCGGTCTGGCGGGGCTGGCGCTGCTCGCCACTTCCCGCGTGGTCGCGCCCGCCGACCGGGGCGCCTTCTGGTCCCCGGTGATCCGGCGCTTCTCCGCCGCCGCGATGAGCTGCGTCGCCGCCGTCGCGCTGTCGGGTCTGTTCCTCTACTGGGAGCACGTCGACGGCCCGTCCCAACTGCTCTCCACCATGTACGGCCGCGTGCTGGGCGTGAAGATCCTCATCTTCGGCACTCTGCTGCTGCTCGGCGTCTTCAACCAGTTCTGGCTGCACCCGCGTGTCGACGCGCTGCGCGCCGCCGGTGACGAACGCCCGCTCCGTACTCTCCTCGTACGGGAGTTCCCCCTGGTGGTCACCGCCGAGGCGCTGCTCGGAACGGCGCTTCTGTTCGTCGCCCCGTTCCTGCACGGTTCGGCCCGCAACCAGGCGTTCCAGGCCGACGCGGCCAAACATTCCACGGTCGGGTTGGACGACCTGCCGAAGCTCCCCGACAAGGAAGTCAGCCTGTCCACCTGGGAATGGGGCACGGCGGAGACCCTCGCTGTCATCGCCGTGATGCTCGGCGGCTACTGGATCTCCGGGGTTCTCGCCCGCCGCCGCACCGCCGCCGTCGCGGCGACCGACCACCCGGGCGGTTTCGCCCAGGCGTGA
- a CDS encoding TetR/AcrR family transcriptional regulator — protein MQQPTPPPANRFERRRAHSRRALISAARRILAETGDTAVSIQQISERADVGFGTFYNHFDTKTALFDAAVADALEEYGQLLDKVTEGIDDPAEVFATSVRLTLQLSATHPEITQIIRFRGLSHVHTDTGLAPRALRDLEIGKASGRFSIDDPEVALSAIGGALIGLLQLNTVSEIGPGAGEQMAELLLRMLGLPPDEASDLATRPLPLLS, from the coding sequence ATGCAGCAGCCGACTCCCCCGCCCGCCAACCGCTTCGAACGCCGCAGGGCGCACTCCCGTCGGGCCCTGATCTCGGCGGCGCGCCGGATCCTGGCCGAGACCGGGGACACGGCGGTGAGCATCCAGCAGATCTCCGAGCGGGCGGACGTCGGCTTCGGCACCTTCTACAACCACTTCGACACCAAGACCGCCCTGTTCGACGCGGCGGTCGCCGACGCGCTGGAGGAGTACGGCCAGCTCCTCGACAAGGTGACGGAAGGCATCGACGATCCGGCGGAGGTGTTCGCCACCAGTGTCCGCCTCACTCTCCAACTGTCCGCCACCCACCCGGAGATCACCCAGATCATCCGCTTCCGCGGGCTGTCGCACGTGCACACCGACACCGGCCTCGCGCCTCGCGCACTGCGCGACCTGGAGATCGGCAAAGCATCCGGCCGGTTCAGCATCGACGACCCCGAGGTCGCGCTGAGCGCGATCGGCGGCGCCCTCATCGGACTGCTCCAGCTCAACACCGTCAGCGAGATCGGGCCGGGGGCCGGCGAGCAGATGGCCGAGCTGCTCCTGCGCATGCTCGGCCTGCCACCCGACGAGGCGTCGGACCTGGCCACCCGCCCGCTGCCCTTGTTGAGCTGA
- a CDS encoding sialidase family protein, which produces MPVPSPLTRGTVLVALAALLCGCVNFTRAAERSDGGAARCESSVVFRSGTGGYHTFRIPAVVTTPPAPDTPDTPGTLVAFAEARRHSKADAGDVDVVSRRSTDGGCTWSPVRVVSDAGTDTVGNPVPVVVPTTGRLVLVTCRNAATATERTILEGKRPTASPGRRVYVQHSDTAGRTWSPPTEITDQATRPDWRWYATGPGHGLALTHGPHTGRLVVPADHSTAPPADSPDSGAEPGYYGGHALLSDDGGATWRIGFVDRTPDGHINANETTAAQLPDGRVYFNTRDQRGTAPASRADAYSSDGGETLDAPFAPTEDVTAPLSEGSVLQTQHGGLAGPLLLSAPAGPKARTDMTVRSSDDGGLTWSGGLRLTTDPAAYSDLVQVGPGTVGVLYETGRRTPYDTITFTRLPLDRLRATN; this is translated from the coding sequence GTGCCCGTACCCTCTCCGCTCACGCGCGGAACCGTACTTGTGGCGCTGGCGGCCCTCCTGTGCGGTTGCGTCAACTTCACCCGCGCGGCGGAGCGTTCGGACGGCGGGGCGGCCCGCTGCGAGTCGTCCGTGGTCTTCCGGTCCGGGACCGGCGGCTACCACACGTTCCGTATACCGGCTGTGGTCACCACACCCCCCGCCCCCGACACCCCCGACACCCCCGGTACGCTCGTCGCCTTCGCCGAAGCCCGCCGGCACTCCAAGGCCGACGCCGGTGACGTGGACGTCGTCTCCCGGCGTTCGACCGACGGCGGTTGTACGTGGTCTCCCGTACGGGTCGTGTCCGACGCCGGCACGGACACGGTGGGCAACCCGGTCCCCGTCGTCGTCCCCACCACCGGCCGCCTGGTGCTCGTGACGTGCCGCAACGCGGCGACCGCCACCGAGAGGACGATCCTGGAGGGAAAGCGGCCCACCGCGTCGCCGGGGCGCCGGGTCTACGTCCAGCACAGCGACACCGCCGGACGCACCTGGTCCCCGCCCACGGAGATCACCGACCAGGCCACGAGGCCGGACTGGCGCTGGTACGCCACCGGCCCCGGCCACGGTCTCGCGCTGACCCACGGCCCGCACACCGGACGGCTCGTCGTGCCGGCCGACCACTCCACCGCACCACCCGCCGACAGCCCCGACTCCGGCGCGGAGCCCGGGTACTACGGCGGACACGCCCTGCTCAGCGACGACGGCGGCGCCACCTGGCGCATCGGCTTCGTCGACCGCACCCCCGACGGCCACATCAACGCCAACGAAACCACCGCCGCGCAACTCCCCGACGGCCGCGTCTACTTCAACACCCGCGACCAGCGTGGCACCGCCCCGGCCTCCCGCGCCGACGCCTACAGCAGCGACGGCGGAGAAACCCTGGACGCGCCCTTCGCCCCCACCGAGGACGTGACCGCACCCCTCTCCGAAGGAAGCGTTCTCCAGACCCAACACGGCGGACTCGCCGGCCCGCTCCTGCTGTCCGCGCCCGCCGGCCCCAAAGCCCGTACCGACATGACCGTGCGCTCCAGCGACGACGGAGGCCTCACCTGGAGCGGTGGCCTGCGGCTGACCACGGACCCCGCCGCCTACTCCGACCTGGTCCAGGTCGGCCCCGGCACCGTGGGCGTGCTCTACGAGACCGGCCGCCGCACCCCGTACGACACCATCACCTTCACCCGGCTCCCCCTGGACCGGCTCCGCGCCACGAACTGA
- a CDS encoding acyltransferase family protein gives MTHATLVRVPDPAPRPEGAAAPSAEQPTKQSRLRALDGLRLLAALMVCLYHYAGRGGEITRVWGQSPKHLFPDLSAVAVYGCLGVQIFFVISGFVICMSSWGRTLGDFFRSRVSRLYPAYWAAIVLVTAACFVLPSVSEPLRLDEVLVNFTMLQQPTGVDRVLGVCWTLWVEARFYLLFALFVVWKGVNYRRVVIFCCLWIVSTALAQVADVPLLNEIVMQEYAPFFVGGLALYLIHRYGSDLLLWGIVATSWLLGQHYATVALWSPDATQVFQQRSPHVILLIVTFAFASVAAVALGWFRWANWRWLSFAGALTYPFYLVHEHLGWFAIAVLHRKFGIDPRLTLLATVALMLVLAWLIHRLVEKPFGPRFKRTMQRQALRLRSRTQPAEAEAR, from the coding sequence ATGACTCACGCGACCCTGGTACGGGTGCCGGATCCGGCGCCCCGGCCGGAGGGCGCCGCGGCGCCCTCGGCGGAACAGCCCACGAAGCAGAGCAGGTTGCGGGCCCTCGACGGGCTGCGTCTGCTGGCCGCGCTGATGGTCTGTCTCTACCACTACGCGGGGCGCGGCGGCGAGATCACCCGGGTCTGGGGGCAGTCCCCGAAGCACCTGTTCCCCGATCTCTCCGCGGTCGCGGTCTACGGGTGCCTCGGCGTCCAGATCTTCTTCGTCATCAGCGGATTTGTCATCTGCATGAGCAGCTGGGGCCGTACCCTCGGCGACTTCTTCCGCTCACGGGTCTCACGCCTCTACCCGGCCTACTGGGCGGCCATAGTCCTGGTCACCGCCGCGTGCTTCGTGCTTCCGTCCGTCAGTGAACCGCTGCGCCTCGACGAGGTGTTGGTGAACTTCACCATGCTCCAGCAGCCGACGGGCGTGGACCGTGTCCTGGGAGTGTGCTGGACCCTCTGGGTGGAGGCGCGCTTCTACCTGCTGTTCGCGCTCTTCGTGGTGTGGAAGGGCGTCAACTACCGCCGTGTTGTGATCTTTTGCTGTCTCTGGATCGTGTCCACGGCCCTCGCCCAGGTCGCCGACGTCCCCCTCCTGAACGAGATCGTGATGCAGGAGTACGCGCCGTTCTTCGTCGGAGGTCTCGCGCTCTACCTGATCCACCGGTACGGCAGTGACCTGCTGCTCTGGGGCATCGTGGCCACGAGTTGGCTGCTGGGCCAGCACTACGCGACCGTCGCCCTGTGGAGCCCCGACGCCACCCAGGTCTTCCAACAGCGTTCCCCGCACGTCATCCTGCTCATCGTCACCTTCGCGTTCGCGTCGGTGGCGGCCGTGGCGCTGGGCTGGTTCCGGTGGGCGAACTGGCGCTGGCTCAGCTTCGCCGGCGCCCTCACCTATCCCTTCTACCTGGTCCACGAACACCTCGGCTGGTTCGCGATCGCCGTCCTGCACCGGAAGTTCGGGATCGACCCGCGCCTGACCCTCCTCGCCACCGTCGCCCTGATGCTCGTACTGGCTTGGCTCATCCACCGGTTGGTGGAGAAGCCGTTCGGCCCCCGCTTCAAGCGCACGATGCAGCGGCAGGCCCTGCGCCTGCGTTCCCGCACCCAGCCCGCCGAAGCCGAAGCCCGCTAG
- a CDS encoding MFS transporter — protein sequence MDSSQPAARPGGVVGILAFAGIVAAITQTLVVPLIAELPKLLDTSASNASWVITATLLAAAVATPVAGRLGDMYGKRRMLLVSLVPLVAGSVVCAVSSSVVPMIVGRGLQGIGMGVVPLGISLLRDVVPAEKLGSSIAIMSASMGVGGALGLPFAAAIAENTSWRVLFWVVAALALAVGALIWAFVPAGGETTGSKGFDVLGAIGLGIGLVCLLLAVSKGADWGWGSGTTLGLFAAAVVVLLVWGLWELRISDPLVDLRVTARPQVLMTNAASVLVGFAMYAQSLVVPQLLQLPEATGYGLGQSMLAMGLWMAPAGLMMMIMSPLGAKLSAVKGPKVTLAAGSLVIGVGYGISLPLIGSGSPWSLLVVTLVCNTGVGFAYGAMPALIMGAVPLSETASANSFNTLMRSIGSSVSAAVIGVVLAQMTTDFGGFALPSEDGFRIAMLIGCVVGLAAAVLASLIPVRKTTQPGSALAPAPVPETAAKA from the coding sequence GTGGACAGTTCCCAGCCCGCAGCCCGCCCCGGCGGCGTTGTCGGCATCCTCGCCTTCGCCGGCATCGTGGCCGCGATCACCCAGACCCTGGTGGTGCCGCTGATCGCGGAACTGCCGAAGCTGCTCGACACCTCCGCGTCGAACGCCTCCTGGGTCATCACCGCCACCCTGCTCGCGGCAGCCGTGGCCACGCCCGTCGCCGGACGGCTCGGCGACATGTACGGCAAGCGCCGCATGCTGCTGGTCTCCCTGGTCCCGCTGGTCGCGGGCTCGGTGGTCTGCGCCGTGTCCTCCTCCGTCGTCCCGATGATCGTCGGCCGTGGTCTGCAGGGCATAGGCATGGGCGTGGTTCCCCTCGGCATCAGCCTCCTGCGTGACGTGGTGCCGGCCGAGAAGCTCGGCTCCTCCATCGCGATCATGAGCGCGTCCATGGGCGTGGGCGGCGCGCTCGGTCTCCCCTTCGCGGCCGCGATCGCCGAGAACACCAGCTGGCGGGTGCTGTTCTGGGTGGTCGCCGCCCTGGCCCTGGCCGTCGGAGCACTCATCTGGGCCTTCGTACCCGCCGGTGGCGAGACGACCGGCTCGAAGGGCTTCGACGTGCTCGGCGCCATCGGCCTCGGCATCGGCCTGGTCTGCCTGCTGCTCGCCGTCTCCAAGGGCGCCGACTGGGGCTGGGGCAGCGGCACCACCCTCGGCCTGTTCGCCGCCGCGGTGGTGGTGCTGCTGGTGTGGGGCCTGTGGGAGCTGCGTATCAGTGACCCACTGGTCGACCTGCGGGTGACCGCCCGTCCCCAGGTCCTCATGACCAACGCGGCCTCGGTCCTGGTCGGGTTCGCGATGTACGCCCAGTCCCTGGTCGTGCCCCAGCTGCTCCAGCTGCCCGAGGCCACCGGTTACGGCCTGGGCCAGTCGATGCTGGCCATGGGTCTGTGGATGGCGCCGGCCGGCCTCATGATGATGATCATGTCGCCGCTCGGCGCGAAGCTGTCCGCCGTCAAGGGCCCCAAGGTCACGCTGGCCGCGGGCAGCCTGGTCATCGGCGTGGGTTACGGCATCTCGCTGCCGCTCATCGGCTCCGGCTCCCCGTGGAGCCTGCTGGTGGTCACCCTCGTCTGCAACACGGGCGTGGGCTTCGCGTACGGCGCGATGCCCGCTCTCATCATGGGCGCCGTCCCTCTGTCGGAGACGGCCTCCGCCAACAGCTTCAACACACTGATGCGGTCGATCGGCAGCTCGGTCTCGGCCGCCGTGATCGGTGTGGTCCTGGCCCAGATGACCACCGACTTCGGTGGTTTCGCCCTGCCGTCCGAGGACGGCTTCCGTATCGCGATGCTCATCGGCTGCGTTGTGGGACTCGCGGCCGCGGTGCTCGCTTCCCTCATTCCCGTACGGAAGACCACGCAGCCCGGATCCGCCCTCGCACCGGCCCCCGTACCGGAGACGGCCGCCAAGGCCTGA
- a CDS encoding MarR family winged helix-turn-helix transcriptional regulator: MLLGRYLHLLASRGGGRLDRSAYTLLSRIRAEGPMSIGGLSDAFGLDASTLNRQTAAMLRAGVVERIPDPGGGIARRFAITPEGERRLDSDRAGNVNGLARLLDAWTPGEAAQLADSLGRLNRDIERLDGRPWPRD; encoded by the coding sequence ATGCTTCTCGGCCGGTATCTGCACCTGCTCGCCTCCCGGGGCGGCGGGCGGCTCGACCGCAGTGCCTACACCCTGCTCAGCCGCATCCGGGCCGAGGGGCCGATGTCCATCGGCGGGCTGAGCGACGCCTTCGGCCTGGACGCGTCCACCCTCAACCGGCAGACCGCCGCCATGCTGCGAGCCGGGGTCGTCGAGCGGATCCCGGACCCCGGGGGAGGCATCGCCCGCCGGTTCGCCATCACCCCCGAAGGCGAACGCCGCCTGGACAGCGACCGGGCCGGGAACGTGAACGGCCTGGCCAGACTGCTGGACGCCTGGACACCCGGGGAGGCGGCCCAACTGGCGGACAGCCTGGGGCGGTTGAACCGGGACATCGAACGCCTCGACGGCCGCCCCTGGCCACGCGACTGA